One stretch of Burkholderia pyrrocinia DNA includes these proteins:
- a CDS encoding FAD/NAD(P)-binding protein: MSTGRAPSTGKTVPFTIAVIGCGPRGISVLERIAARLANERDASPVIGDICICVVDAHEIGGGRIWRPDQPSWLLMNTPAKETTIFSGPPDGGDVRPMAGPSLAEWWAEVDSDNAEPNGLAPRYIYGKYLKFAFDRIINDLSRHADVRVIRDVVIDVKKSDGRRTVILSDRSTFDADKVVLATGHPVPELSASQLEFSLFARQHPGLRYIEGNSAADMQLSAIQPGERVGVIGCGLAFYDVMASLTEGRGGRYETAVDGDLVYIPSGKEPRIHAGSRSGVPFPARATNEKAADYQYTPRLLTESRMQQIRLARVATKLDFRRDVLPWLEGEMQLVYFACILRETRGRVYASGFVDEAVNNVGEDIDALLPKDIIRKTAESFGAHGIEGVDLEKWSRPFGSRLFRNAKEYSSDLEKWIRNDIENAGEGNVRGAVKAATDVLRDIRPILKYAVDYAGLTPASHQHDFLGSFVAIYSMLSAGPPAVRLKQVLALIRANILTFAGPKAEFSASAAEKAFVVSSPQVSGEVFRASTLVDARIPPQNVHADSSPLFRNLLASGTVTSFTNSLDQDTFDTGGVAVTRAPFNAMSKDGPDSAIHVIGIPVEHTRWLMQFGSGRPGPWGQFTKDADAVAESVIAAFLDALAATNTPVVTDNEKEHVDV, from the coding sequence ATGAGTACGGGTCGTGCACCATCCACGGGCAAAACTGTGCCTTTCACAATTGCAGTGATCGGCTGCGGTCCTCGCGGCATATCCGTCTTGGAGCGGATTGCAGCGAGATTGGCGAATGAACGCGATGCTTCGCCGGTCATTGGCGATATTTGCATATGCGTGGTTGACGCGCATGAAATCGGTGGCGGTCGCATTTGGCGTCCGGACCAGCCCAGCTGGTTACTCATGAACACCCCAGCAAAGGAAACAACAATATTTTCCGGTCCACCGGACGGCGGCGACGTTCGCCCGATGGCGGGTCCGTCACTGGCTGAATGGTGGGCTGAGGTCGATTCTGATAATGCCGAGCCAAATGGCCTGGCACCACGATACATATATGGTAAATATCTTAAATTTGCCTTTGATAGAATAATAAATGACCTGTCGCGTCATGCGGATGTCCGTGTGATTAGGGATGTTGTCATCGATGTAAAAAAAAGCGATGGAAGGCGAACTGTCATACTTTCCGATCGTTCTACATTTGATGCAGACAAAGTTGTACTCGCTACTGGTCATCCTGTTCCGGAATTGAGTGCCTCACAGCTGGAGTTTTCTCTCTTTGCAAGGCAGCATCCCGGTTTGAGGTACATCGAAGGAAATTCGGCCGCGGATATGCAACTTTCTGCGATTCAGCCGGGAGAGAGAGTAGGCGTCATTGGCTGTGGCCTCGCGTTCTACGACGTTATGGCTAGCCTCACCGAGGGGCGTGGCGGTCGGTACGAAACTGCAGTTGATGGTGATCTGGTCTACATTCCGAGCGGCAAGGAGCCGAGAATTCATGCCGGATCGCGTAGCGGAGTTCCGTTTCCGGCTCGCGCCACGAATGAAAAAGCCGCTGACTATCAATACACGCCACGGTTGCTCACCGAGTCGAGAATGCAGCAGATTCGACTGGCTCGAGTGGCAACCAAACTGGATTTCCGTCGGGACGTCCTTCCGTGGCTCGAGGGCGAGATGCAACTGGTCTATTTCGCATGCATTCTCAGGGAGACCCGAGGTCGAGTGTATGCGAGTGGATTTGTCGATGAGGCCGTGAACAACGTCGGCGAGGATATCGATGCACTCCTACCGAAGGACATCATCAGAAAGACCGCTGAATCGTTCGGTGCTCACGGAATCGAAGGAGTAGACCTGGAAAAATGGTCTCGGCCTTTTGGTAGTAGATTATTTCGTAATGCGAAAGAATATTCTAGCGACCTGGAGAAATGGATTCGAAACGATATCGAGAATGCGGGGGAAGGCAATGTCAGAGGAGCCGTCAAGGCAGCCACTGACGTATTGAGAGACATCCGTCCGATCCTGAAGTACGCAGTCGACTATGCCGGGCTGACCCCTGCTTCCCACCAACACGATTTTCTCGGTTCGTTTGTCGCGATCTATTCGATGCTGTCGGCGGGACCGCCGGCGGTGCGATTGAAGCAAGTCCTCGCACTCATCCGCGCGAATATTCTGACTTTTGCAGGGCCGAAGGCAGAATTTTCAGCGTCCGCCGCGGAGAAAGCGTTCGTCGTGTCGTCACCTCAGGTATCGGGCGAGGTGTTTAGGGCGAGCACGTTAGTCGACGCACGGATCCCTCCTCAGAACGTACACGCTGATAGTTCACCTCTGTTTCGGAATTTGCTTGCGTCTGGAACCGTGACAAGTTTTACGAATTCGCTTGATCAAGACACATTCGATACAGGCGGTGTGGCCGTGACGCGCGCACCGTTCAACGCAATGTCGAAAGACGGACCGGACAGCGCGATCCATGTGATCGGGATTCCAGTCGAGCACACACGTTGGCTCATGCAGTTTGGGTCTGGGCGACCTGGTCCCTGGGGGCAGTTTACGAAGGATGCTGACGCGGTAGCCGAAAGTGTCATTGCTGCGTTTCTGGACGCGTTGGCCGCCACAAATACTCCGGTCGTTACCGATAATGAAAAGGAGCATGTCGATGTCTGA
- a CDS encoding SDR family oxidoreductase produces MKSGAEKQKILVVGGTSGIGLAAARAFAMGGADVTVMSRSAASIDRSLPTIGANASGAVVDVCDDESVADAIASLDAFDHVVVTTASTPLPTGSIKSIPLDRAYGAMNSKFWGAYRIAREVKINQGGSLTFVSGILASRPTKTTALIGAINAALESLAKGLALERAPVRVNVVSPGILGNASMLVHLNEEERKSIGARLPVEKIGTPELVADAIVFLANHKHITGTTLVVDGGGSLV; encoded by the coding sequence ATGAAAAGCGGGGCCGAGAAGCAGAAAATTCTGGTTGTCGGTGGAACGTCGGGAATCGGCTTGGCCGCTGCACGGGCATTCGCCATGGGTGGTGCCGACGTTACTGTCATGTCGAGATCGGCTGCGAGTATTGATCGTTCGCTTCCGACCATCGGTGCCAATGCGTCAGGCGCTGTGGTGGATGTTTGCGATGATGAAAGCGTTGCCGATGCGATCGCGTCGTTGGATGCGTTCGATCATGTAGTAGTTACTACCGCGTCCACCCCGCTTCCTACAGGGAGTATCAAGTCGATTCCTCTCGACCGAGCGTATGGTGCGATGAACTCAAAATTCTGGGGTGCTTATCGAATCGCCAGAGAGGTAAAAATCAATCAGGGCGGGTCGTTGACGTTCGTGTCGGGAATTCTTGCGTCGAGGCCTACGAAGACTACTGCGCTTATCGGAGCAATCAACGCGGCATTGGAGAGCCTGGCAAAAGGGTTGGCGCTCGAGCGGGCTCCTGTTCGCGTGAACGTGGTGTCGCCCGGAATACTTGGCAATGCGTCGATGTTGGTACATCTGAACGAGGAAGAACGAAAAAGTATTGGTGCGCGTCTCCCCGTCGAGAAAATCGGCACTCCAGAGCTTGTAGCAGATGCAATTGTATTCTTGGCGAATCACAAGCACATCACGGGTACGACATTGGTCGTCGATGGAGGAGGTTCCCTTGTCTGA